GCCAGCCGCGGCTGGGCGTAGCCTTTGTGGCCGGGCAGCTGCGCCGTGATTACAGCGCTGCCCTGCGCTTCGTACCCGATATTGTCCTGGGCCTGAGTCTGGCTTTTGGCATCGTGGCCCTGGCCCGGCCCCAGCGCACCGACGAGCGGGTGGTACAAACGGGGCAGGGCATTGATATTCTGCTGCTGGTAGATGTGTCCTCGTCGATGGAGCTGCAGGACTTGCGGCCCAACCGCCTGGAAGCCGCCAAGCGCGTAGCCCGGGAGTTTGTAGACGGCCGCAGCGGGGACCGAATCGGCCTGGTCGTATTTGCCGGCGATGCTTACTCCCTGGCCCCGCTCACCACCGACTACGAGCTGCTACGCGAAAATCTGCAAAGCCTCAAGCTGGGGATGATTCAGAACGACGGCACGGCCATCGGGACGGCCCTGGGCGTGGCCACCAACCGCCTGCGCGACTCCCGCAGCCGCACCAAGGTCTGCATCCTCATCTCGGATGGTGAAAATACCGCCGGCAGCCTCGACCCGCTCACCGCTGCCCAGCTAGCCCACGCGTTTGGGGTTAAAATCTACACCATCGGGCTGGGGAAGGATGGCTACGTGCCCTACGGCCAGGACGAAAACGGCCGCCCCCGCTATGTAGAAACCCGCCTCGATGAAACCGCCATGCGCCAATTAGCTCAGGCCGCCGAGGGCCAGTTCTTCCGGGCTTCCGATAACAACACCCTGCGCAACGTATTCCGCCGCATTGACCAGTACGAAAAGTCCGAAATCAAGCAGACCCGCTACCGCAACACCAAAGACTATTACCGCATTTACCTGTTCTGGTGCGTAGGCCTGTGGCTGCTCTGGCTCGGTCTAAAAAACACGTTCCTCACTAACTCCCTGGAAGACTAAGTTCTGAATGGGCGAATGTGCAGGCAGCTATTGAGGTGCTCATGCACAACGCGTGCCCTTGAGCAGCGCGGAGCCATCCGTCCTCTGCGCAGGTAGCCTTACCCTTTCACCACTAAGCCCTCTTGCGTTGTTATAACCAAAGGCTGGTCACAAAAGAGGGCTGAGCACATTTCAGAGGACGGATGGCTTCAGCCTTTGGCTTCGCAAGGACAGAACCTCATTTCTCACATTCTCCCACATCAGCACATTTCCCACACTAACTAATGATTGCCGATAACCTCCGCTACTTCGAACAACAGCTGCAGGGCAGCAAGGCCCGGCTGGTGGCCGTGACCAAAACCCACCCGGTAGAGCGACTGCAGGAAGCCTACGACGCGGGAGCCCGGCTGTTTGGGGAAAACAAAGTGCAGGAAATGGTAGCCAAGCAGCCCGAGCTACCCCAGGATATCGAGTGGCACCTCATTGGGCATCTGCAAACCAACAAGGTGAAGTACGTGGCGCCCTTCGTGCACACCATTCAGAGCGTCGACAGCCTCAAGCTACTCCAGGAAATCGAGAAGCAGGCCGCCAAGCACGGCCGCGTGATTCAGTGCCTGCTCCAGTTTCACATTGCCGAAGAAGAATCCAAGTTTGGCCTGTCCTTGGCCGAAGCCGACCAAATCCTGCAGTCGGGGGCCTACCAGGCCATGCGCCACGTGCAGATTGCGGGCGTGATGGGCGTAGCCACCAACACCGACGATGAGGCCCAGCTGCGTCGCGAATTTCGGGAGCTGCGCAGCTACTTTGAGCAGTTGCAGGCCCGCTATTTCGCCCAGCAGGCCACTTTCCGGGAAATTTCCATGGGCATGAGTTCCGACTTCCGCCTGGCCCTGGCAGAAGGTAGCACGCTGATTCGCGTCGGCAGCGCTATTTTTGGCGCCCGCAACTATGGGGTCAGTAGTTGATAGTTGGTCGTTGTCAGTTGTTAAGAACAGCCATCAGCACGACCTGACAACTGACAACTAGCAACAGAAGACTAAAAACGAACAACCAATAACTAAAACATGACTGCTCGACTCATTATTCAACTCGCGGCCCTACTGGGCGGACTGGGCGTGGCTATTGGCGCCTTCGGGGCCCACGGGTTGCGCAAGATGCTGGAAGCCTCCGGCCGCTTCGACACGTTCGAAACTGCCGTCCGCTACCAGTTCTACCACGCGCTGGCCTTGTTGGCCGTGGGCATCCTGCTGGCCCTGCGCCCCGATTTGAAAGGCCTGGGCACCACGGCCTGGCTGTGGCTGGGCGGCGTGCTGATCTTCAGTGGCTCCCTTTACACGCTCTGCTTCACGGGTATTACCAAGCTTGGCGCCGTAGCACCCCTCGGCGGTCTGCTGCTCATTGCCGGCTGGATCAGTCTGCTGCTCGCCGCCCGGCAGGTGTAGGCTTACTGTGGAGAATGTGCTGATGAGCTAATGCTCCTCCTGTCCTTGCGAGGCTGAAGGCAGAAGCCATCCGTCCTCGGCGCAGGTAGAAACGCTCTTGTACAGAAAGCCCTTTACTCCAGTGGGAGTAAAGGGCTTTTCACCTAGCGGGCTCAACGCATTTCACAGAACGGGAGACTTCGCTCCCAATGACACATAAAAAAAGGGCGTTTCGCAGCTGCGAAACGCCCTTTTTCTGTATTCAAGCGAACAAGACTACGACGACTTGCGCTTGGCTTTGATTTTGTTGTCGCCAATCTTGGTCTTTTGCTTGGCGTCTTTCTCATCCATGATGCCGTTCGATTTCGACTCCACGCTCATCGTGGGCGAGGCGTTGGCGGAGGCAGCGTCTTTCACTTCGCCTACCAACGAAACCATAGCATTGCCACCGGCCGAGTTCGACTCAATGGTCAGCACTTTGTTCTGCATGCCCATCTTGCCGGCGCTGTTAAACTTGGCCGAGATGGTACCGGTTTTGCCCGGCATGATGGGGTCCTTGGTCCAGTCCGGGGTGGTGCAGCCGCAGCTGACGCCAATGTTGGAAATGACCAGCGGCTGGGTGCCTACATTCTTGAACTTGAAAGTATGGTCTACCACGTCGCCCTGCTTGATGGAACCGAAGTCGTACTTCATTTCATCGAACTGAATCTGGGGGCCAGCTACTTTCTCCTGCGCATTGGCCGGCTTTACGGCAGCCGACTGCGCCTGCGCGGCCAAGCCCGTCAGCGAGAGCGACAAAGCCAGAATGAGTGCTTTTTTCATGAGGTAATTTCGTTAGGAAGTTGAGGTTAACAAATTTAACAGTTTCAAGGTGCGAGCCAACTATCCTGCCAGTTTTCAGCGGGTCGGCCACCAACTTTTTAACCGCAACTTGCTCGGGCCGCGTGAGGTTCAGACAAAGCTCCAAAACCAAAGCAGCGGCACCGTTACCCCTTATACTCCTTAGAATAAGGAAATTGACGGGAAGCCTTGCGCATAATGGTGGTGACGATGGTATTGGTGTCGCTGCCAAAGCCGCGCGACAAGGATTTGTCGTACTTCCAGAGCAACTCACCCGTGGCGCCGTCGTTGATAGTAATCATCAGCTTGCCCGTGTTGGTAGGACCGCTCACACCTACGAGCACCGACATAGCCACCGCCGCGCCGGCCGACAGGGGCTGAGTGCTGCTGAACGTACCGGAAATGACTCCGTCGACGCCCAGAAACTTGGCCAGCTGCTCGGGAGTAAAGGTAGCAGCGTTGATGGCCGTCACGCCGTTTTGCGTTAGCAGGGCGTTGGTGCGAGCGGGGTCCTGCACGTCCACGCTCATGTCGTTTTCGGCCTTGCGCTTCAGAAAGTACGAGTGCAACGCGCTTTGCACATCCAGTCCTTCGCGCTGCTCCAGCTTGGCCACGCCATCGGGCCCGCCATTTTTGGCTACTTCATTGGGCCTCAACTGCAGCGTTACGGCAAAGGGCAGTACGGCCAGCGACTTGTGGCCTTTGGCCAGCGCTCCAAATTTGGGGCTGGTGTAGATTTCGCGGGTTTGAGCGAAGGCTCCCGATGCGGTCAGTAGAGCGCACAGGGCAAATAGAAGTAAGCTTTTCATAGCAGGCAAACGTGTGGAAGTGAATATGGCCGCAAGTTGCAGCCGCATTCACCTCCACACATGCCCACTTTATGTGATATAAAATCACATTTACATGCTATATAACTCTCGGTTAATCTCGTTCTACCGGCGCGTCGCCGACGAGTTTCTGATTGAAGTTCAATAGAAACAGACGGTCGGAAGCCCGGGTGATGGCCGTGTAGAGCCAGCGGGCAAACTCGCTGTTAACCATTTCGTCTTTTAAGAATCCGTGGTCGACGAAAACGGCCTGCCACTGTCCGCCCTGGGCTTTGTGGCAAGTCAGGGCGTAGGCAAATTTTACCTGCAAAGCGTTCAGGTACGGGTCTTTGCGCAGGGCCGCGCTCTTGTCTTTCTTGGTGGTGAGGTGGGCGTAATCCTCGGAAATGGTTTTGTAAAGCTCGTTGCTGCGGTCGGCGGGTAAGGCCGGGCTTTCGGTGTGCAGCGTGTCGAGCAGGAGCTTGATTTCCTGCTCTTCCTCGTCGGGGTAGTCCACGAACCGCACGCGGGCATCGGCGAAGCGGAAGCCAAATTCCTCCTGCCGCCGCACAATTTTGGTGACCTGCACAAAGTCGCCGTTGGCCAGAAAGCCCATTTCCGAATCCTTGGGCAGCCAGAAATAGTTGTTGCGCACCACCATCAGGTAGTCGCCGGCCTCAATTTCCTCCTCGGCGTCGAACAAGGTGCGCCGGATCATCTGATTGTAGAGGTTGGCGTTCTTGTTGGAGCGGCAGATGATGGTCGTGTTTTCGTGGCCGAAGTTCTTGTACGCCCAGCGTAGGCCGTCTTCGAGCTTGTCGCCACCGACGCGGAAAATATCGGGGTAGCCTTTGGTGAAAAACTGGATACTGGGGTGCTCCTGCCGCAATTCCTCGCGCAGCGCCGTAGCGTTCATCAGAATGCCCGACTCCTCGGCCTGACGCATTACCTGGCGCAGCTCCACGCCGTCGACTTTGGCCCGGAAGCGGTGAGCCAGCAGCTCGGGGTCGAGGGCGGGCGAGAGCAGCTGGCCCACCGGCGGCAGCTGGGCCGTGTCGCCGATAACGAGCAGCTTGTTGCTGGGCTTTTCAAAGACGAAGCCCAGCAGGTCGTCGAGCAGGCCGTTTTCGCCGAACGACTTCTCGTCCGAAATCATCGAGGCCTCGTCTACGATGTAGAGCGTGTCGGTGGTACGGTTGGGCTGGCGCTGAAACGAGAGGCTGTCGGACGGCGTGCTGGACGTCTGCCGGTAGATTTTCTTGTGAATAGTACTGGCCGCCACGCCCGAGTAGGCACTCATTACCTTGGCGGCGCGGCCGGTGGGGGCCATCAGGGTGTATTTGCGCTGCATACGGTGCAGCCATTGCACCAGGGCACTGACCACGGTAGTTTTACCCGTACCGGCGTAGCCGCGCAGCACGAACACCTTGCGGCCGGGCAGATCGTCCTTCAGAAACTCGTCGAGCTTATAAAACAGTGTGGCCTGGTCCTGGGTGGGGTCGAAGGGGAAAAAGTCGCGAACGGACGGGGTGCGAACAGAGAGCATAGAAGGGTAAAAAGGAAAGCGGGCCAACTGGACCGTTTAATCGAGCAAGGCCGGATTGACCTCGCGCAGAATCTTCTGCAAGAACACCATTTCGGCGCTAGAAAGTCCCGCCCGACGCGCACTATCTAGTGCGGTATTACGAAAATCGGCCAGAGCCTGTGCCCGGTTGTCGGCGGTGCTCATATCGGCGCTGGTGCTCCAAATAAGGTGCTGTCGCAAACACGATTGGGGGTGCTGCTGCAGGTGCTTCAGTAGGAGAGTAAACTGCTGCTGCCAGATTTCTGCAGTGGCCGCACTCAGCGCTTCGCCCACGTATCCGTCGCTCACGCAGGCCACGGAGTCAAGTTGCCGCAGGGCCGGCAGCGACTGACGCCGTACGACGGCCTACTCCAAGCTGTCGAGGTATTGCAGGACTTTGTCGTCGTCGGGCACGGGGGCTACCGCTGGCTCGACGGTAGTTGGGGGACTGGCTTGCGTTGGGTTATCGTGGTTACAGCTCAGCAGCGCGGCAAGCCAAACGAGGGAGATATTTCTTATCATAACTATGGCCCGAAAGCAATGATAACCAACCTACCGAATTTGCCCCACGCAAGCTACACCCGCGGCGTAAAGTCCGGCGGCAGTTTAGCGACGTGAAGTACAGGTTCTACTCGGCACCGCCAACTATTCCTTAGGCTCTACGACGGCCATCGTGGCCGAGGCTTTAGCAATCAGCACGTCGTCGCACCACACCTCGGCCTCGCAGAAGTGCAGTCGGCGGCCGGGCTTGAGCACCCAGCCCACGGCCCGTAGTGTGTGGCCCTTGCCGGGGCGCAGATAGGTTGTTTTCAGCTCGGCTGTGACTACGCCGGTGCCGTCGGGCACGAGCGTCACGGCAGCAAAGCCGGCGGCCAGATCAGCCATCGTAGCCACCAGGCCGCCGTGGGCGAAACCCAGATTCTGGTGGTGGCGCTGTTCAAGCGGCAGCTCAAACACGACGCGACCCGACTCAATACTGGTCAGGTCGGCGCCGATGAGGTGCATAAAGTGCTGGCGCTGAAGCTTGCGGCGGATGCGAACTTCGAGACTGTCGATGTTCAACTCAGGTTGGGCAGAAGTACTCATAGCCCAAAGGTACGCACAGAGCCAGCAGCCGCAGTTAGCCGCGCTTGTTCAGCAGCTTGGGTACGCTTCGCAGTAAGAGCAGCGCGACCAGGCCACTGACGGCCACCAGCGGCACGGCCGACGACGAAATACGCCGGTACCGGGTGCGGCCTTCCCGGATTTCAATGTAGCCTACGGGCGTCAGCAGAACCCCGCCCCCGCCGCCAGAGCCGGCTCCGGCTTTATCCTCAGCGTCGCCGCCTCCCCCACCGCCCCCGAACCCGTAACGCGCCCGGGCCACCGGAATAACCGTAACTCCCTCCCGCTCTACCGGCGTGCCGTAGATGGCCTGGGCACTTACCGTCGAGCTGAGCTGCTTGGCTAATTGCTCAACCGTAGACAAAGCGGATGATGCGGTAACGGCACCGGAGGAAGAAGCAGGCGAAGAACTCATGGGTCAGAACAATGAAGGTGAAGCAGATGCCGTTTCCTACGTATTGGGCGCTGGCAAAGGTTAGGCAACAAGGTTTCGAAAACCACCTTACCGGTACGGTTGCGCCGGGCAAAACACCTTCGGTCGGCCTAGTTACCGGGAAAATGCGCTTTTTTGATAGCAATTCTCGTATGGGCCTAGCATCATTGAAATGGCAAGAACATGGAACACCTAGACTATTTGGTAGCCGGGGCCCTGGGCCTGGCGCTGGCGGCCAGCAGTGGCTTTCGGGTCTTTGTGCCGTTGCTGGCCGCCAACGTAGCTTACCTCCTGGGCTTCATGGCTCCTTCGGCGGGCTTCGAATGGCTGGGCACCTGGCCTGCTTTCGGGGTATTGGCAACGGCCACTCTGGCCGAAATGCTGGCTTACTACGTGCCCGTAATTGATAACCTGCTGGATACGATTACCACGCCGGCCTCGTTTATTGCTGGCACTCTGCTCATGACCTCAGCCCTGCCCGACCTCGACCCAATGGTGCGCTGGGGCCTGGGCATCCTGGTAGGCGGTGGCACGGCGGGCATGGTGCAGAGCGGCACCGCCTTGCTTCGAGTCGGCTCCACGGCCACTACGGCCGGCTTTGGCAACCCAATTCTGGCCACCGTGGAAAACTTTCTGGCCATTGTCGGTTCTGTATTGGGCCTGCTGCTGCCGCTGGTTGTGGCCGGGCTGGTCATCGTGCTGCTGCTGTACCTGGTTGGCCGGTTCCGGCGGCTAATTTTCCGCCGTTCCCCGCCGACTACTCCCTGATTACCTATTGCTGCCTGCGTATGTTACCTTCTTCTGCTGCTTCCGACACCGCTGCCGACTCCCTGCTGCAAGCCTACACCGGGCAGGTGCGGGTGCGGGCCTGCGGGATGCTTATTCACCACGGCGCCATGCTGCTGGCCGCCCACCGGGGCCTGCTGGCCGCGGGTCTGCCGTTCTGGTCGCCGCCGGGTGGGGGCTGGCAGTTTGGGGAAACCATCCAGGAATGTCTGCGCCGTGAGTACCAGGAAGAAACCGGCCTGGAAGTAACTGTGGGCCGCTTCCTGCACCTGCACGAGTTCAAAACCGACACCCTACAGGCCCTGGAGCTGTTTTTCGAAGTGAAGTTGGTGGATGAAACCGCCACCCCGCGTCTGGGCTCCGACCCCGAACACGGCCCCGATACCCAACTGCTCACTGAGCTGGCGTTTCTCACGCCCCGGCAGCTGGGCGAGCTACTCCCTATCCAGGTGCATCCCATCATGCGGCACGTCATCAGCCCCGACGATGTGTTCATTCCCCACATCCTGTTTCAGTAGGGCTCCGGCTAGCTAGCTACGGCGGGAGTAAAAACGGTTTGCGGGCCTTTCGTACCTTTAACGGCCCGTTTGCCGCTACTTGTTCGTTCTGCCGTGTCTTTTAACACTTTGTCTGCCGCCACCTTGCCCCTCCCCGCCCCGCCTGTTGCTTTGCAGTCCCTGCGCGACGAAACGCTGGAAACAGCGTCGCCGGCCGGCTGCAACCTCTATCTGACCGCCGGAGCCAACGGTCTGCGGCTGGGCGTGGCCGATATCCGGCGCAACAAGTTTGTAGCCCTGGAAGATTACGCTCTGAACCCGCAGGCCTCCTGGGCCGAGCAATTTCGGGCCCTGGCCCAGGAAAGCGACCTGCTAGGTGAAACCAACTGGAATCAGGTCCGGCTGGCCGTGCAAAACCGCTCCTTTACCTTGCTGCCCGCGCCCTTGCTGCGCCCCGGTGACGAGGCGGCTTACCTGCGGCTGCACCACGCCCTCGAGCCAGAGCACGAAACGGTGGGCCGCTATGCCCATTCCAGCCTGGAAATGGTAAGTGTATTTGCCGCCGAAAAGGCCCTGACCAGCTGGTTTAGCGCCACGTACTCTACCGGCAAGATGCTGCACCAAACCAGCGCGCTGCTTGAAGGCATCATTCACCAGAGCGAAGTGGGTGCCCCACGCCGGCTCTACCTGAGCCTGGGCCAGCAGGAAGTCACCATCATAGCCGTGCGCGACAAGCGCCTGGAATTCTGCAACGTTTTCGCCTTTGCCACGGCCGAGGACCTGATTTACTACACCATCCTGGTAATGCAGGAGCTACAGCTCAACCCCGACCAGGATGGCGTAGTCGTCTGGGGCGACCTGATGCACGACTCCGAGCTGTTTACCATCCTGCGCAAGTACATCCGCAATATCCGCTTCGGCAACCGCCCCTTTGACCTGGCCTATAGCTACCGCCTCAACGACCTGTTCGAATACCGCTATTTTGAGCTCTACAGCCTGCACTTATGTGAATGAGTGAAGTGATGCCCTTGCGAAGCTGAAGGCCGAAGCTATCCGTCCTCGGCGCAGGTAGTCATGCTCTTTTACCAGAACGCCCTTTATTCTAGTTGGAGTAAAGGGCGTTCTGGTAAAAGAGCACTCGACACATTTCAGAGGGCGGATGGCTTTGGCTCACGCCTCGCAAGGAGACGTCTTAAGCATTAGCACATTACCCACGTTCAACCACATTCGCACATTAATTACCACCTTCGCACTACTAACTCTCAAATCTGCGACGCATGAAGCGCATTGCTCTTTTCCCCGGCTCCTTCGACCCCTTTACCAATGGCCACCTCGACGTAGTGCGGCGGGGCACCCACCTGTTCGACGAGGTCATTATTGCCATCGGCAATAACAGCAGCAAGTCGCGCTACCTGCCGGTAGAACAAATGGTGGGCATGATTGAGGACGTATTTGCCGATGAGCCGCGCGTGCGGGTACAGTCCTATAAGGGCCTGACGGCCACGTTTGCCCGGGAAGTGGGCGCGAAATTTCTGCTTCGCGGCCTGCGCAATACCACCGACTTCGAGTACGAAAACACGATTGCCCAGGCCAACCGCCACATGAACCCCGAGCTGGAAACGGTTTTCCTGATTACGTCCCCGGCCCTGGCGGCCATCAGCAGCACCATCATCCGCGAGATTCACCGCTTCGGCGGCAACGTAGATACGTTCGTACCCTTCCCGCTACCAGCTTATCAGGCGCCGGCTGCCAGCTAGCGGCGCGACACCATGCGCACGCCCGAAATGGCCTGGGGCCGCTTGGGGTCGGGCACGGGCAGCACAATGTACTCGGGCGCAGTCATCACCAGGTTGCCGCGGCGCATGAGCTCGTCCTCATCCGAGCCAATAAGCACCATGTCCAGGACCTTGCGCGACTTGGCATTGAACGTTACCACGATGGTAGAACCGTTCTTCTCGAAGGTGTTGATCCAGTCGGCTCCCTTCGTAGACTTCATCTGCTCGGCGTTCGGCTCCATGCCAATAGCCTCGTCCTTGCTTTCCTGGGGCTTACCCAGGGCCCGTCGCACCTGGTCGATGTTTTTACCGACCAAGGAGGGCATATCCAGCTGACTCGGGTTGGCTGCCGTGCCCTGCTCGGTGCGGGGGGCACTGTTTTCAGAAGCATTTTGGCTGCCGGTGCAAGCGGCAACTCCGCTCAGCAACAATACGAAGGGCAAGTAGCGGAACGGGCGCATAAGCAGAGTTTGAGGGTAAATTATTTTTCCTTAGCAGGTTCTTTGGCCGACTCCTTACCGGACGTTTCGCCCAGGTAATGCCGCACGACCAGGGCAATGGAGGCGTAGGCTTCATCCAGCACGCCCAAAGCCTCCTGAGGGGTCATCCAGCGCACTTCTTCGATGTATTCCTCGGCCTGAGGCTTCATCAAGGAGTCGTCGGAGC
Above is a genomic segment from Hymenobacter cellulosivorans containing:
- a CDS encoding vWA domain-containing protein yields the protein MNQLWQRFLAPVVDGLRYATLTSYTWQQPRLLLLILLIPVLFLVRWLLVHRRQPRLGVAFVAGQLRRDYSAALRFVPDIVLGLSLAFGIVALARPQRTDERVVQTGQGIDILLLVDVSSSMELQDLRPNRLEAAKRVAREFVDGRSGDRIGLVVFAGDAYSLAPLTTDYELLRENLQSLKLGMIQNDGTAIGTALGVATNRLRDSRSRTKVCILISDGENTAGSLDPLTAAQLAHAFGVKIYTIGLGKDGYVPYGQDENGRPRYVETRLDETAMRQLAQAAEGQFFRASDNNTLRNVFRRIDQYEKSEIKQTRYRNTKDYYRIYLFWCVGLWLLWLGLKNTFLTNSLED
- a CDS encoding YggS family pyridoxal phosphate-dependent enzyme; translated protein: MIADNLRYFEQQLQGSKARLVAVTKTHPVERLQEAYDAGARLFGENKVQEMVAKQPELPQDIEWHLIGHLQTNKVKYVAPFVHTIQSVDSLKLLQEIEKQAAKHGRVIQCLLQFHIAEEESKFGLSLAEADQILQSGAYQAMRHVQIAGVMGVATNTDDEAQLRREFRELRSYFEQLQARYFAQQATFREISMGMSSDFRLALAEGSTLIRVGSAIFGARNYGVSS
- a CDS encoding DUF423 domain-containing protein; this translates as MTARLIIQLAALLGGLGVAIGAFGAHGLRKMLEASGRFDTFETAVRYQFYHALALLAVGILLALRPDLKGLGTTAWLWLGGVLIFSGSLYTLCFTGITKLGAVAPLGGLLLIAGWISLLLAARQV
- a CDS encoding DUF1573 domain-containing protein, whose protein sequence is MKKALILALSLSLTGLAAQAQSAAVKPANAQEKVAGPQIQFDEMKYDFGSIKQGDVVDHTFKFKNVGTQPLVISNIGVSCGCTTPDWTKDPIMPGKTGTISAKFNSAGKMGMQNKVLTIESNSAGGNAMVSLVGEVKDAASANASPTMSVESKSNGIMDEKDAKQKTKIGDNKIKAKRKSS
- a CDS encoding ATP-dependent DNA helicase codes for the protein MLSVRTPSVRDFFPFDPTQDQATLFYKLDEFLKDDLPGRKVFVLRGYAGTGKTTVVSALVQWLHRMQRKYTLMAPTGRAAKVMSAYSGVAASTIHKKIYRQTSSTPSDSLSFQRQPNRTTDTLYIVDEASMISDEKSFGENGLLDDLLGFVFEKPSNKLLVIGDTAQLPPVGQLLSPALDPELLAHRFRAKVDGVELRQVMRQAEESGILMNATALREELRQEHPSIQFFTKGYPDIFRVGGDKLEDGLRWAYKNFGHENTTIICRSNKNANLYNQMIRRTLFDAEEEIEAGDYLMVVRNNYFWLPKDSEMGFLANGDFVQVTKIVRRQEEFGFRFADARVRFVDYPDEEEQEIKLLLDTLHTESPALPADRSNELYKTISEDYAHLTTKKDKSAALRKDPYLNALQVKFAYALTCHKAQGGQWQAVFVDHGFLKDEMVNSEFARWLYTAITRASDRLFLLNFNQKLVGDAPVERD
- a CDS encoding PaaI family thioesterase — translated: MSTSAQPELNIDSLEVRIRRKLQRQHFMHLIGADLTSIESGRVVFELPLEQRHHQNLGFAHGGLVATMADLAAGFAAVTLVPDGTGVVTAELKTTYLRPGKGHTLRAVGWVLKPGRRLHFCEAEVWCDDVLIAKASATMAVVEPKE
- a CDS encoding spore germination protein GerW family protein, encoding MSSSPASSSGAVTASSALSTVEQLAKQLSSTVSAQAIYGTPVEREGVTVIPVARARYGFGGGGGGGDAEDKAGAGSGGGGGVLLTPVGYIEIREGRTRYRRISSSAVPLVAVSGLVALLLLRSVPKLLNKRG
- a CDS encoding DUF4126 domain-containing protein — its product is MEHLDYLVAGALGLALAASSGFRVFVPLLAANVAYLLGFMAPSAGFEWLGTWPAFGVLATATLAEMLAYYVPVIDNLLDTITTPASFIAGTLLMTSALPDLDPMVRWGLGILVGGGTAGMVQSGTALLRVGSTATTAGFGNPILATVENFLAIVGSVLGLLLPLVVAGLVIVLLLYLVGRFRRLIFRRSPPTTP
- a CDS encoding NUDIX domain-containing protein; the encoded protein is MLPSSAASDTAADSLLQAYTGQVRVRACGMLIHHGAMLLAAHRGLLAAGLPFWSPPGGGWQFGETIQECLRREYQEETGLEVTVGRFLHLHEFKTDTLQALELFFEVKLVDETATPRLGSDPEHGPDTQLLTELAFLTPRQLGELLPIQVHPIMRHVISPDDVFIPHILFQ
- a CDS encoding DUF3822 family protein, which gives rise to MSFNTLSAATLPLPAPPVALQSLRDETLETASPAGCNLYLTAGANGLRLGVADIRRNKFVALEDYALNPQASWAEQFRALAQESDLLGETNWNQVRLAVQNRSFTLLPAPLLRPGDEAAYLRLHHALEPEHETVGRYAHSSLEMVSVFAAEKALTSWFSATYSTGKMLHQTSALLEGIIHQSEVGAPRRLYLSLGQQEVTIIAVRDKRLEFCNVFAFATAEDLIYYTILVMQELQLNPDQDGVVVWGDLMHDSELFTILRKYIRNIRFGNRPFDLAYSYRLNDLFEYRYFELYSLHLCE
- the coaD gene encoding pantetheine-phosphate adenylyltransferase — protein: MKRIALFPGSFDPFTNGHLDVVRRGTHLFDEVIIAIGNNSSKSRYLPVEQMVGMIEDVFADEPRVRVQSYKGLTATFAREVGAKFLLRGLRNTTDFEYENTIAQANRHMNPELETVFLITSPALAAISSTIIREIHRFGGNVDTFVPFPLPAYQAPAAS